The Neospora caninum Liverpool complete genome, chromosome X genome includes a region encoding these proteins:
- a CDS encoding putative cytidine and deoxycytidylate deaminase zinc-binding region domain-containing protein, with protein sequence MARSAEDTPVSSCHPTVSESSVSRSRRLSESALSSSPACPCLSRALVRSFDALQAQPGPSRPHLEEVVDEIFQLHAPPLISLHALAAPPRLCSTLLQLLQKHHPLQFAETTPQGGQREGSEETQAGDVSAASETETEERDAATEAGLKGGDETEDVCVFVPWWKRKGRRIALHFLKRCKKTEKNGPVLLLLGTAPENLHVEVLECLRTCSPPALPPACAVPVSACHCSSPLQNATSSPPQGLSANAGSSSFSSCSPPQEAEAPAPASAASFFVHVAVPSVPPVTTEQQRLWGEVWPCYLNKTKPSGPKGDAGGGKGEGEGTVEAGEGEGEKEVSASASIRQELLTPLELSEEEKATHLFFLNAAVESECNSEEKPLNWKGKPCRQEGRSTCIITYTPEADETPTRKSPLPPSRKRQRARTESETDTDTDRDACCAPGHATVERNGGENTGTLTVSSAKAWGRSCRASVSAVATPCRVPTSGHRSVTNGCEAHFGTGRLGLSSDRDSCQVERAVADAFKTCMRSRVGESDQNVPEWKTCKAPNVVAACVDDSGPRAPLLHATMRAIGCVGEKLRRIFEEPDTEAASHRESEIVREPEGGSGAPEGTETTRWIKEVSDGNYYCQGCVVYCSHEPCVLCAMALIHSRIKLLVFAHDNKVHGGITRGRLHLDRRLNHGYRVLCLRANDGASCDQKEN encoded by the exons ATGGCACGCTCGGCTGAAGAcactcctgtctcttcctgccaCCCCACAGTCTCCGAgagctctgtctcccgctcgcgtcgtctctccgaAAGCGCTTTGTCATCCTCTCCTGCGtgcccctgtctctcgcgagcTCTGGTGCGCTCCTTCGACGCGCTGCAAGCGCAACCGGGGCCGTCGCGCCCGCACCTCGAAGAAGTTGTCGACGAGATTTTCcagttgcatgcgccgcctctcatctcgctgcatgcgctggctgcgccgccgcggctCTGTAGCACActcctgcagctgctgcaaaAGCACCACCCTCTTCAGTTCGCAGAGACAACTCCCCAGGGCggccagcgagaaggaagcgaagagaccCAAGCGGGCGACGTGtcggcggcgagcgagaccgaaacagaggagagagatgcagcGACCGAGGCAGGACTcaagggcggagacgaaacggaagatgtgtgcgtcttcgtcccctggtggaaaagaaaaggacgacgGATCGCTCTCCATTTCCTGAAGAGGtgcaaaaagacagagaaaaacggccctgttcttctgcttctcggcACAGCCCCAGAG AATCTGCATGTAGAGGTCCTCGAGTGTCTTCGCACCTGTTCTCCGCCTGCGCTTCCGCCTGCGTGCGCAGTGCCCGTTTCTGCGTGCCACTGCTCGTCTCCCTTACAAAACGCAacgtcgtcgcctccccaGGGCCTGTCTGCCAATGCtggttcctcttctttctcttcctgctcgcctcctcAGGAGGCCGAAGCTCCAGCGCCTGCTtccgctgcgtctttcttcgtgCATGTCGCCGTGCCTTCCGTCCCGCCCGTGACAACTGAGCAGCAGAGACTGTGGGGCGAGGTCTGGCCGTGCTACTTGAACAAAACGAAGCCTAGCGGCCCAAAGGGAGACGCTGGCGGAGgaaagggcgaaggcgaggggacCGTGGAGGctggagagggcgaaggcgagaaagaagtcAGCGCGAGTGCCAGCATTCGCCAGGAACTGTTGACCCCCCTGGAGCTTtctgaagaggagaaagccaCGCACCTGTTTTTCCTCAATGCGGCCGTGGAAAGTGAGTGCAATTCGGAAGAAAAACCTCTGAATTGGAAAGGAAAACCGTG CAGGCAAGAGGGCCGTAGCACATGCATCATTACCTACACCCCTGAGGCTGACGAGACACCCACCAGGAAAAGTCCGCTTCCACCCTCGAGGAAGCGGCAGCGTGCGCGTACCGAGAGTGAAACCGACACTGACACAGATAGAGATGCGTGCTGCGCACCTGGACACGcgacagtggagagaaacggtgGAGAAAACACCGGAACTTTAACTGTTTCCTCCGCAAAAGCATGGGGCCGGAGCTGTCgggcctctgtctccgctgtaGCTACACCGTGTCGAGTTCCCACCTCAGGCCATAGAAGCGTCACAAATGGGTGCGAGGCGCATTTTGGTACCGGCCGATTAGGCTTGTCTTCAGATAGAGATTCCTGCCAGGTTGAACGAGCTGTGGCAGATGCATTTAAAACCTGCATGCGTAGTCGCGTCGGCGAGTCCGATCAGAATGTGCCTGAGTGGAAAACATGCAAGGCTCCCAACGTTGTAGCCGCGTGCGTCGATGACAGTGGACCGCGAGCGCCCCTGCTGCACGCAACTATGCGAGCAATAGGCTGTGTGGGAGAGAAACTTCGACGAATTTTCGAAGAACCCGACACAGAGGCTGCTAGTCATAGAGAATCCGAAATAGTACGAGAGCCGGAAGGAGGCTCAGGGGCACCGGAGGGAACGGAAACAACGCGATGGATCAAGGAAGTGAGCGACGGGAACTACTACTGTCAAGGATGTGTAGTGTACTGCTCACATGAACCGTGCGTTCTGTGTGCCATGGCACTTATTCACTCTCGCATCAAGTTGCTCGTTTTTGCTCACGACAACAAAGTTCACGGCGGCATCACGCGGGGACGCCTTCATCTAGATCGCCGGCTCAACCACGGCTACCGTGTTCTCTGTCTGAGAGCGAATGACGGCGCCTCATGTGACCAGAAAGAAAATTGA
- a CDS encoding SRS domain-containing protein — MSRDWSLVNAFCLAFAMFLACILLDPSLSYASPVLPPSSKEPQTCDTGGSSGVTLAAQLELSLSSEEASVSFKCSSSEKTTLEPQSDQAYTTEQCASPEALSTLFPGSGARLMEQGAAHMKTYTLTVPITARKETKKLCYKCALETAEELNQFNANPQNQGNVCMVKITVNQVEQQEPDTEHTEPNNEQQTDAIQCATPGGTRQASISSESPLSFKCGAGMSLHPTNLTDVFDDQDGKCAAEVGLQTLVDATLTKAETDPPQNEQPVYQLAVKTAPSGDTALCYKCVTTSSNLETKTNTDEASAAKECLLKISVKGSATSACSSAWGVAQTAAAFFVAAHTQLGLF; from the coding sequence ATGAGTCGAGACTGGTCTCTCGTGAATGCTTTCTGCTTGGCGTTCGCGATGTTCTTGGCATGCATTCTTCTGGATCCCAGCTTATCTTACGCATCTCCAGTGCTGCCCCCGAGTTCTAAGGAGCCGCAGACATGCGACACCGGTGGTAGTTCAGGGGTCACGCTTGCAGCACAGCTCGAattgtctctttcttctgaaGAAGCAAGCGTTTCGTTCAAGTGTAGTTCGAGTGAAAAGACAACGCTTGAGCCACAGAGCGACCAAGCCTATACAACGGAGCAGTGCGCATCCCCCGAAGCACTGTCGACGTTGTTTCCTGGTTCTGGTGCCCGGCTAATGGAACAAGGAGCAGCACACATGAAAACCTACACACTCACTGTTCCAATAACGGCACgcaaggaaacaaagaaactCTGTTATAAATGTGCCCTAGAAACTGCGGAGGAACTCAACCAATTTAATGCTAACCCACAAAATCAGGGGAACGTGTGCATGGTCAAAATCACCGTTAACCAGGTCGAACAACAGGAGCCCGACACTGAACACACTGAACCGAATAACGAGCAACAAACAGACGCAATTCAGTGTGCAACTCCAGGTGGCACAAGACAGGCGAGTATCTCTTCAGAATCTCCTCTCTCATTCAAATGTGGTGCTGGAATGTCCCTGCACCCGACAAATTTGACAGACGTGTTTGATGACCAGGACGGGAAGTGCGCCGCTGAGGTTGGCCTGCAGACTCTCGTTGACGCCACATTAACAAAAGCTGAAACTGACCCGCCGCAGAACGAACAGCCAGTGTACCAGCTTGCTGTGAAAACGGCGCCTTCTGGAGACACTGCCCTCTGCTACAAGTGTGTAACTACTTCCAGCAACCTAGAAACAAAGACCAACACCGACGAAGCATCGGCTGCGAAAGAATGCCTTCTGAAAATATCTGTTAAGGGAAGTGCAACGTCTGCATGTTCATCTGCGTGGGGTGTTGCGCAGACAGCAGCCGCTTTCTTTGTGGCAGCACACACGCAGCTTGGCCTGTTCTAG
- a CDS encoding SRS domain-containing protein, translating to MSRIRLLERIFRFLLAIVLAGVLLEPISSSASPGNSSNSDVPTCDKAQTPLGQLRAQLDLTLSSDSDSVSFKCSSTQEATREPSNGNVYTDESCSEAHPLTAVYSNANLSESNDADKIKYTLTIPKGSRAIEKVLCYKCTLPSADLEDKSIANKNEGKVCKVKITVDAVEPIKPEPESSDEQSTEFIKCAGTDTINEATASSESPLSFKCGTGMSLHPTNLTHVFDDQDGKCAAEVALQTLVDATLTKTETNPPQNEQPVYQLVVKTAPSGDTALCYKCVPSSSSNEKGNTTSGEASTEQACLLKISVKGSSTPASAKRAGAPSVVAFFVAAQMLLGLVYMWI from the coding sequence ATGAGTCGAATTCGCCTTCTTGAGAGGatttttcgttttttgctCGCCATTGTGTTGGCAGGTGTCCTTCTCGAGCCGATTTCGTCTTCCGCATCTCCGGGTAACTCCTCGAACAGCGACGTGCCGACTTGCGACAAGGCACAGACGCCGCTGGGGCAGCTCAGAGCACAGCTTGATTTGACCCTCAGTTCCGATTCCGACAGCGTTTCGTTCAAGTGTAGTTCGACTCAGGAAGCAACGCGCGAACCAAGCAACGGGAACGTCTATACCGATGAGAGCTGCTCAGAGGCACACCCACTGACGGCGGTGTATTCGAACGCCAACTTGTCGGAATCGAACGATGCAGACAAGATCAAGTACACGCTGACTATCCCAAAGGGTTCACGCGCGATCGAAAAAGTGCTGTGCTACAAATGTACCTTACCCAGTGCAGACCTTGAAGATAAAAGTATCGCCAACAAAAATGAAGGCAAGGTGTGCAAGGTAAAAATTACTGTGGATGCTGTCGAACCAATTAAGCCTGAACCCGAATCCAGTGACGAACAATCAACGGAATTCATCAAATGTGCAGGCACTGACACAATCAACGAAGCGACTGCGTCCTCAGAATCTCCTCTCTCATTCAAATGTGGAACGGGAATGTCCCTGCACCCGACAAATTTGACACACGTGTTTGATGACCAGGACGGGAAGTGCGCCGCTGAGGTTGCCCTGCAGACTCTCGTTGACGCCACATTAACAAAAACCGAAACTAACCCACCACAGAACGAACAACCAGTCTACCAGCTTGTTGTGAAAACGGCGCCTTCTGGAGACACTGCCCTCTGCTACAAGTGCGTACCATCATCATCCAGCAACGAAAAAGGCAACACCACCTCGGGGGAAGCCTCGACAGAGCAAGCGTGCCTTCTGAAAATATCCGTGAAGGGGAGCTCAACCCCCGCGTCTGCAAAGCGGGCAGGCGCACCTAGCGTAGTCGCTTTCTTTGTGGCAGCACAAATGTTACTCGGCCTTGTTTACATGTGGATTTGA
- a CDS encoding SRS domain-containing protein, with protein MRRLLYFEGVFPCCLAILVAGAFLEPISSQELGHNPSRDGQPQTCDSQERAAGSLVSSVDLTLRPDSDSISFKCSSTLKATRTPGKEQVFAEPACSLPVTLTSLFTGATLAEDESEEGKKTYTLTIPNDSRKATEQALYYKCTLEKELHHKNGNAVSETEGQVCKVKITVEAVNKDEPDPEQNGEPQTSIIECSNTTSTEEASISAEAPLSFKCGTGMSLHPTNLTDVFDDQDGKCAAEVGLQTLVDATLTKAETEATQNGQPVYQLAVKTAPSEDTALCYKCVTTSSNLETKTNSEESAAKECLLKISVKGSASSAFSSTWGAAKTAIAFFVTVPPLLGVVDI; from the coding sequence ATGAGGCGACTGTTGTATTTTGAGGGCGTTTTCCCTTGCTGCCTTGCCATTCTCGTGGCGGGCGCCTTCCTGGAACCGATTTCCTCCCAAGAACTGGGGCACAACCCTTCGAGGGACGGGCAACCCCAGACCTGCGACAGTCAAGAGCGGGCAGCTGGGTCGCTTGTGTCAAGCGTTGATTTGACTCTCAGACCCGATTCCGACAGCATTTCGTTCAAGTGCAGTTCAACTTTAAAAGCTACGAGAACACCAGGAAAGGAGCAAGTGTTCGCAGAACCGGCGTGCTCGCTGCCTGTAACGCTGACGTCGTTGTTTACTGGTGCTACGTTAGCTGAAGACGAGAgtgaagagggaaagaaaacgtACACACTGACTATCCCAAATGACTCACGCAAAGCGACAGAGCAGGCACTGTACTACAAATGCACCCTGGAGAAAGAACTGCACCACAAAAATGGGAATGCGGTGTCAGAAACGGAAGGACAAGTGTGCAAGGTCAAAATTACCGTTGAGGCTGTCAATAAAGATGAGCCTGACCCGGAACAAAATGGAGAACCACAAACGAGCATCATCGAATGTAGCAATACTACGTCTaccgaggaggcgagcaTTTCCGCAGAAGCTCCGCTCTCATTCAAATGCGGAACGGGAATGTCCCTGCACCCGACAAATTTGACAGACGTGTTTGATGACCAGGACGGGAAGTGCGCCGCTGAGGTTGGCCTGCAGACTCTCGTTGACGCCACATTAACAAAAGCTGAAACTGAAGCTACACAGAACGGACAACCAGTGTACCAGCTTGCTGTGAAGACGGCGCCTTCTGAAGACACTGCCCTTTGCTACAAGTGTGTAACTACTTCCAGCAACCTAGAAACAAAGACCAACTCCGAAGAATCGGCTGCGAAAGAATGCCTTCTGAAAATATCTGTGAAGGGAAGCGCATCgtccgcgttttcgtcgaCATGGGGAGCCGCGAAGACAGCAATCGCTTTCTTTGTGACAGTACCCCCGTTACTCGGCGTGGTTGACATCTAG